A DNA window from Falco peregrinus isolate bFalPer1 chromosome 8, bFalPer1.pri, whole genome shotgun sequence contains the following coding sequences:
- the GNPDA1 gene encoding glucosamine-6-phosphate isomerase 1, with protein sequence MKLVILETYEQASEWAAKYIRNRIVQFGPGPGRFFTLGLPTGSTPLGCYGKLVEYCRNGDLSFKYVKTFNMDEYVGLPRDHPESYHSFMWNNFFKHIDILAENVHILDGNAPDLQAECDAFEDKIKAAGGIELFVGGIGPDGHIAFNEPGSSLVSRTRVKTLAMDTILANARFFDGDLSKVPTMALTVGVGTVMDAREVMILITGAHKAFALYKAIEEGVNHMWTVSAFQKHPNTVFVCDEDATLELKVKTVKYFKGLMLVHNKLVEPLYSMKEMEAERSQSKKPYSD encoded by the exons ATGAAGCTCGTCATTCTGGAGACGTACGAGCAGGCCAGCGAGTGGGCCGCCAAGTACATCCGCAACCGCATCGTCCAGTtcgggcccggccccgggcggTTCTTCACGCTGGGGCTGCCCACAG GCAGCACGCCGCTGGGCTGCTACGGGAAGCTGGTGGAGTACTGCCGGAACGGGGACCTCTCCTTCAAGTACGTGAAAACCTTCAACATGGACGAGTACGTGG GTCTCCCAAGGGATCATCCGGAAAGTTACCATTCTTTCATGTGGAATAACTTCTTTAAGCATATTGACATCTTGGCAGAAAACGTTCACATTTTGGATGGAAATGCACCTGATCTACAAGCAGAATGTGATGCGTTTGAGGATAAAATCAAAGCCGCTGGAGGAATTGAACTCTTTGTTGGAG GTATCGGCCCAGACGGTCACATTGCCTTCAACGAGCCTGGATCAAGCTTGGTATCCAGGACACGGGTGAAGACCTTGGCTATGGACACTATCTTGGCTAACGCCAGGTTCTTTGATGGTGACCTCTCCAAAGTCCCCACAATGGCTTTGACAGTTGGAGTAGGCACTGTCATGGATGCCAGAGAG GTGATGATTCTTATCACAGGAGCCCACAAAGCCTTTGCTTTGTACAAAGCTATTGAGGAAGGTGTCAACCACATGTGGACAGTATCTGCTTTCCAGAAGCACCCCAAcactgtgtttgtgtgtgatgAGGATGCCACGCTGGAACTCAAAGTTAAGACAGTGAAATACTTTAAAG GTTTAATGCTGGTTCACAACAAGCTTGTGGAACCCTTATACAGCATGAAGGAGATGGAAGCAGAAAGGAGCCAGTCTAAGAAGCCATACAGCGATTAA
- the RNF14 gene encoding E3 ubiquitin-protein ligase RNF14 isoform X2 has protein sequence MSSEDKEAQEDELLALASIYDEDEFKRAESAQGGETRICLELPQNFKVFVSDSSPENLQSGGFEYTVCFLPPLVLNFELPPDYPSTSPPAFTLSGKWLSQAQLSALCKHLDNVWEENRGCVVLFAWMQFLKEETLNYLNISSPYELKLCCPGSGQSRTPLVPLDSEDSGGAAGCAAAKEEVIDARAVQDVESLSSLIREILDFDQAQRRKCFNSKMYLCNICFCEKLGSECMYFIECSHVYCKACLKDYFEIQIRDGQVRCLNCPEPKCSSVATPGQVKELVGEQLFARYDRLLLQSSLDLMADVVYCPRPGCQTPVMQEPGCTMGMCSCCNYAFCTLCRMTYHGVSPCKVTAEKLMELRNEYLEADEAGKRFLEQRYGKRVIQKALEEMESKEWLEKNSKSCPCCGTPIEKLDGCNKMTCTGCMQYFCWLCMGSLSRVNPYRHFNDPSSPCFNRLFQAMHIDGEFWEVEDQ, from the exons ATGTcttcagaagacaaagaagCTCAGGAGGACGAGCTGCTGGCTTTGGCTAGCATATATGACGAAGATGAGTTCAAGAGAGCCGAGTCCGCCCAAGGAGGAGAAACAAGAATTTGTCTGGAGTTACCCCAAAACTTCAAAGTATTCGTGAGCG ACAGTTCCCCGGAGAACCTGCAGAGCGGTGGGTTTGAGTACACCGTTTGCTTTCTGCCTCCCCTCGTGCTGAATTTTGAGCTCCCACCAGACTACCCGTCAACCTCCCCACCGGCGTTCACCCTCAGTGGGAAATGGCTCTCCCAGGCCCAG cTCAGTGCTCTTTGCAAACACTTGGACAATGTATGGGAAGAGAACCGAGGCTGTGTGGTCTTATTTGCCTGGATGCAGtttctgaaggaagaaacaCTGAATTACCTGAATATTTCCTCCCCATACGAGCTAAAACTGTGCTGTCCAGGGAGCGGGCAGAGCAGGACACCTTTGGTCCCTCTTGACAGCGAGGATAGTGGTGGTGCAGCAGGCTGTGCCGCAGCCAAAGAAGAAGTCATTGATGCAAGGGCTGTACAGGATGTGGAATCATTGTCGAGTCTGATTAGGGAAATCTTGGACTTTGATCAGGCTCAGAGGAGGAAGTGCTTTAACAGTAAGATGTACTTGTGCAATATctgcttctgtgagaagctgggTAGTGAGTGTATGTACTTCATCGAGTGCAGCCACGTGTACTGCAAAGCCTGCCTGAAGGACTACTTTGAAATACAGATCAGGGATGGTCAGGTCCGCTGCCTCAACTGCCCGGAACCGAAGTGTTCTTCTGTTGCTACTCCTGGCCAG GTGAAAGAGCTGGTTGGAGAGCAGCTGTTTGCGCGCTATGACCGCCTGCTTCTGCAGTCCAGCCTGGACCTGATGGCGGATGTAGTGTACTGCCCCCGCCCGGGCTGCCAGACACCGGTCATGCAGGAACCGGGCTGCACCATGGGCATGTGTTCCTGTTGCAACTATGCTTTTTGTACCCTCTGCAGGATGACTTACCATGGGGTCTCTCCGTGTAAAGTCACCGCAG agaAATTAATGGAATTGCGAAATGAGTATCTAGAAGCAGATGAGGCAGGTAAAAGATTTTTGGAACAACGCTATGGCAAACGGGTGATTCAGAAAGCCCTTGAGGAGATGGAGAGTAAGGAATGGCTAGAAAAGAACTCAAAGTCTTGCCCTTGCTGTGGGACTCCTATAGAG aAACTAGATGGCTGTAACAAAATGACGTGCACTGGCTGCATGCAGTATTTCTGCTGGCTTTGTATGGGTTCTCTGTCAAGGGTGAACCCATACAGGCACTTCAACGATCCATCTTCCCCATGCTTTAACAG attGTTTCAAGCCATGCATATTGATGGTGAGTTCTGGGAAGTTGAAGACCAGTAG
- the RNF14 gene encoding E3 ubiquitin-protein ligase RNF14 isoform X1, translated as MSSEDKEAQEDELLALASIYDEDEFKRAESAQGGETRICLELPQNFKVFVSDSSPENLQSGGFEYTVCFLPPLVLNFELPPDYPSTSPPAFTLSGKWLSQAQLSALCKHLDNVWEENRGCVVLFAWMQFLKEETLNYLNISSPYELKLCCPGSGQSRTPLVPLDSEDSGGAAGCAAAKEEVIDARAVQDVESLSSLIREILDFDQAQRRKCFNSKMYLCNICFCEKLGSECMYFIECSHVYCKACLKDYFEIQIRDGQVRCLNCPEPKCSSVATPGQVKELVGEQLFARYDRLLLQSSLDLMADVVYCPRPGCQTPVMQEPGCTMGMCSCCNYAFCTLCRMTYHGVSPCKVTAEKLMELRNEYLEADEAGKRFLEQRYGKRVIQKALEEMESKEWLEKNSKSCPCCGTPIEKLDGCNKMTCTGCMQYFCWLCMGSLSRVNPYRHFNDPSSPCFNRLFQAMHIDVWHVYGSTGCVWDSSTLRLGDDRF; from the exons ATGTcttcagaagacaaagaagCTCAGGAGGACGAGCTGCTGGCTTTGGCTAGCATATATGACGAAGATGAGTTCAAGAGAGCCGAGTCCGCCCAAGGAGGAGAAACAAGAATTTGTCTGGAGTTACCCCAAAACTTCAAAGTATTCGTGAGCG ACAGTTCCCCGGAGAACCTGCAGAGCGGTGGGTTTGAGTACACCGTTTGCTTTCTGCCTCCCCTCGTGCTGAATTTTGAGCTCCCACCAGACTACCCGTCAACCTCCCCACCGGCGTTCACCCTCAGTGGGAAATGGCTCTCCCAGGCCCAG cTCAGTGCTCTTTGCAAACACTTGGACAATGTATGGGAAGAGAACCGAGGCTGTGTGGTCTTATTTGCCTGGATGCAGtttctgaaggaagaaacaCTGAATTACCTGAATATTTCCTCCCCATACGAGCTAAAACTGTGCTGTCCAGGGAGCGGGCAGAGCAGGACACCTTTGGTCCCTCTTGACAGCGAGGATAGTGGTGGTGCAGCAGGCTGTGCCGCAGCCAAAGAAGAAGTCATTGATGCAAGGGCTGTACAGGATGTGGAATCATTGTCGAGTCTGATTAGGGAAATCTTGGACTTTGATCAGGCTCAGAGGAGGAAGTGCTTTAACAGTAAGATGTACTTGTGCAATATctgcttctgtgagaagctgggTAGTGAGTGTATGTACTTCATCGAGTGCAGCCACGTGTACTGCAAAGCCTGCCTGAAGGACTACTTTGAAATACAGATCAGGGATGGTCAGGTCCGCTGCCTCAACTGCCCGGAACCGAAGTGTTCTTCTGTTGCTACTCCTGGCCAG GTGAAAGAGCTGGTTGGAGAGCAGCTGTTTGCGCGCTATGACCGCCTGCTTCTGCAGTCCAGCCTGGACCTGATGGCGGATGTAGTGTACTGCCCCCGCCCGGGCTGCCAGACACCGGTCATGCAGGAACCGGGCTGCACCATGGGCATGTGTTCCTGTTGCAACTATGCTTTTTGTACCCTCTGCAGGATGACTTACCATGGGGTCTCTCCGTGTAAAGTCACCGCAG agaAATTAATGGAATTGCGAAATGAGTATCTAGAAGCAGATGAGGCAGGTAAAAGATTTTTGGAACAACGCTATGGCAAACGGGTGATTCAGAAAGCCCTTGAGGAGATGGAGAGTAAGGAATGGCTAGAAAAGAACTCAAAGTCTTGCCCTTGCTGTGGGACTCCTATAGAG aAACTAGATGGCTGTAACAAAATGACGTGCACTGGCTGCATGCAGTATTTCTGCTGGCTTTGTATGGGTTCTCTGTCAAGGGTGAACCCATACAGGCACTTCAACGATCCATCTTCCCCATGCTTTAACAG attGTTTCAAGCCATGCATATTGATG TCTGGCATGTATATGGCAGCACAGGTTGTGTGTGGGACAGCTCTACTTTGCGTCTGGGTGATGATCGCTTCTAG